The following proteins are co-located in the Haloarcula marismortui ATCC 43049 genome:
- a CDS encoding phosphoglycolate phosphatase, translating to MDSDTPPLIVDIDGTLTDESRALDPHVIPVLREWPARVVIATGKAMPFPIALCEFLGLDRTVVAENGGVVFVEATDELRLEGDHEAALAVGESYRDLGHDLGFGQIDLANRWRETELVVSLDQPLEPLEELAAARGLVVLDTGFAYHVTDPVVDKGTGLEAVCSELDLDPAEFLAVGDSVNDAQMFDLAGEAVAVANADETALERADRVTDASYGDGFLEAVAPYRD from the coding sequence ATGGACAGCGACACACCTCCCCTTATCGTGGATATCGATGGGACACTGACCGACGAGAGTCGCGCGCTTGACCCTCATGTCATACCGGTCCTCCGCGAGTGGCCCGCACGTGTCGTCATCGCGACTGGGAAAGCGATGCCGTTCCCGATTGCGCTCTGTGAGTTTCTCGGCCTCGATCGGACAGTCGTTGCCGAGAACGGCGGCGTCGTGTTCGTCGAAGCCACCGATGAACTCAGATTGGAAGGCGACCATGAGGCGGCGCTGGCGGTCGGCGAATCCTATCGCGACCTAGGTCACGACCTCGGCTTCGGACAGATAGACCTTGCAAACCGTTGGCGCGAGACGGAACTCGTTGTCTCGCTCGACCAGCCGCTCGAACCGCTGGAAGAACTGGCCGCGGCACGCGGGCTCGTCGTCCTCGATACCGGCTTCGCCTACCACGTCACAGACCCTGTCGTCGACAAGGGGACTGGGCTCGAAGCGGTGTGTTCGGAGTTGGATCTGGACCCGGCAGAGTTCCTGGCGGTCGGCGACTCGGTGAACGACGCACAGATGTTCGACTTGGCCGGTGAAGCCGTAGCCGTCGCCAATGCCGATGAAACGGCGCTCGAACGGGCCGACCGGGTGACTGATGCGAGCTATGGCGATGGCTTCCTCGAAGCGGTCGCGCCGTATCGAGACTGA
- a CDS encoding J domain-containing protein — MQYDGLTKGIAVVFGGLTVVLTAVGLVINPAVLFLALMFGVSTYFMYYHLSGKMAASLYERVERQAAQNTGNARRGGFGAGPREEWEPPRDGRRARRSQATQGGQRRGQGRQRQRRQQAGGRQRRQRVQSSGPSPAEAYKRLGLDPDADQSTIKRAYREKVKEVHPDTDSGSEREFKQVQAAYETLTDD, encoded by the coding sequence GTGCAGTACGATGGGCTCACCAAGGGAATCGCGGTGGTGTTCGGAGGCCTGACAGTCGTCCTGACGGCGGTGGGTCTCGTGATCAATCCTGCGGTGCTCTTCCTGGCGCTCATGTTCGGGGTGTCGACGTATTTCATGTACTACCACCTCAGCGGGAAGATGGCTGCGAGCCTCTACGAGCGGGTTGAGCGACAGGCGGCACAGAACACGGGGAACGCCCGCCGTGGGGGGTTCGGGGCTGGCCCGCGGGAGGAATGGGAACCACCGCGGGACGGCCGCCGGGCGCGCCGTTCGCAAGCGACCCAGGGCGGCCAACGCCGTGGGCAGGGGCGGCAACGGCAGCGCCGCCAGCAAGCGGGTGGCCGGCAGCGCCGACAGCGCGTCCAGTCGTCGGGACCGAGTCCGGCGGAGGCCTACAAGCGGTTAGGCCTCGACCCGGACGCCGACCAGAGTACTATCAAACGAGCCTACCGCGAGAAAGTCAAAGAGGTCCATCCCGACACCGACAGCGGGAGCGAGAGGGAATTCAAGCAGGTGCAGGCGGCCTACGAGACGCTAACTGACGACTGA
- a CDS encoding adenosylcobalamin-dependent ribonucleoside-diphosphate reductase produces the protein MSNSDLSADEITLPIKRTDGDTIEERLTGNAYHNILPARYLRKDANGDLIEGPEDLFDRVAKNIALAEAVFEANKQDVDVHVSPDQLKPDHPRRDELADEVFGKGTSVDDDVETELSVYNVNKFAYETVVPELPEGVRDHVKSTADAFQEQMEQLSFMPNSPTLMNAGDELQQLSACFVDSPGDDIDDIHQTAKEAAQVFQSGGGMGYAFWKLRPYGDPVGSTGGIASGPITFMRTYDQMCETIAQGGARRGAQMGVMRVSHPDVIQFIHAKNKDVSLAETLRLNDPDDFTHNSFAEALEEARELIDDDGQVPKHLRNAVEGHLSNFNISVGVTDDFMEALKAGEEFTFTNPRTGDAHIVTEETKELYDMFGLGEHVEVGEELSIPAEELWDDIVEGAHENGEPGVIYLERVNKQHSFDVEEHPDHEILATNPCGEQPLEEYEACNLGHINLSTLAATDAPDWRVWSEAHADEYDSIDAAIDAFLEEAIDWDEFDRRIELGTRFLENVVTMSDFPVEKIEQKVREMRKIGLGIMGLAQLYIQLGVAYGTEEANEIARQTMRHINHGSKAASHELAEERGVFTEWENSKYANPTDYSDWFEKQTGEDAADWEDGYPIRNHNTTTIAPTGTTSMIGNTTGGCEPIYNVAYYKNVSDDVQGDEMLVEFDDYFLRALEDNDIDVEAVKQEAQEQMANNEFDGVDGLTTVPDAIGELFVTTGDLSAKQHAGIQVACQEGVDSAISKTVNAPNDSTTEDAAEVFEYIYDHGGKGVTYYRDGTRSKQVLTTRAQNTEFSDMDADEIVAQIEEVFGGIEGFLEDEAVQAAIDDSIQQVLGVADGDAEYAEKQTRPDVLHGVTQRIDTGYGKLYVNINEDPEADRPFELFANIGNSGGFTASFTEALAKTISTALRSGVDPEEIADELQGIRSPKVAWDKGEQIQSIPDAIGTALRRYLDGDVDKAYPDQTTLEETAEKAEGETATQTQTDGGAAAAADAGGDQQDIIDAGESPECPDCGSLSLYYSEGCKTCESCGWSEC, from the coding sequence ATGAGTAACAGCGACCTTTCCGCTGACGAGATTACGCTCCCGATCAAACGTACCGACGGTGACACTATCGAAGAGCGACTCACAGGCAATGCCTACCACAACATCCTCCCGGCTCGCTACCTCCGGAAGGATGCCAACGGGGACCTCATCGAGGGACCCGAAGACCTCTTTGACCGTGTCGCAAAGAACATCGCGCTCGCTGAAGCTGTGTTCGAGGCCAACAAGCAGGACGTCGACGTACACGTCTCGCCGGACCAGCTGAAGCCCGACCACCCGCGCCGCGACGAACTCGCCGACGAGGTGTTCGGCAAAGGAACGTCCGTCGACGACGACGTCGAGACCGAACTCTCTGTCTACAACGTCAACAAGTTTGCCTACGAGACGGTCGTGCCGGAACTGCCCGAAGGTGTCCGCGACCACGTCAAATCGACCGCCGACGCCTTCCAAGAGCAGATGGAGCAGCTCTCCTTCATGCCGAACTCGCCGACGCTGATGAACGCCGGCGACGAACTCCAGCAGCTGTCTGCTTGTTTCGTCGACTCACCGGGTGACGACATCGACGACATCCACCAGACCGCCAAGGAGGCCGCGCAGGTCTTCCAGTCCGGCGGTGGCATGGGCTATGCGTTCTGGAAGCTTCGCCCGTACGGCGACCCCGTCGGCTCGACCGGCGGCATCGCCTCCGGTCCCATCACGTTCATGCGGACCTACGACCAGATGTGCGAGACCATCGCGCAGGGCGGCGCCCGCCGTGGCGCACAGATGGGTGTCATGCGCGTCTCCCACCCGGATGTCATCCAGTTCATCCACGCCAAGAACAAGGACGTCTCACTCGCCGAGACGCTGCGCCTGAACGACCCGGACGACTTCACGCACAACTCCTTCGCAGAGGCGCTGGAGGAAGCACGGGAACTCATCGACGACGACGGACAGGTGCCAAAGCACCTCCGCAACGCCGTCGAGGGTCACCTGTCGAATTTCAACATCTCCGTCGGCGTCACCGACGACTTCATGGAGGCGTTGAAGGCCGGCGAGGAATTCACCTTCACGAACCCGCGAACGGGCGACGCCCATATTGTCACTGAGGAGACGAAAGAGCTGTACGATATGTTCGGCCTCGGCGAGCACGTCGAGGTCGGCGAGGAACTCTCGATCCCGGCCGAGGAACTCTGGGATGATATCGTTGAGGGCGCGCACGAGAACGGCGAACCCGGCGTTATCTACCTCGAACGGGTGAACAAGCAGCACTCCTTCGACGTGGAGGAGCACCCCGACCACGAGATCCTCGCCACGAATCCGTGTGGCGAACAGCCACTCGAAGAGTACGAGGCCTGCAACCTTGGCCACATCAACCTCTCGACGCTGGCCGCCACGGACGCGCCGGACTGGCGCGTCTGGTCGGAGGCCCACGCGGACGAGTACGACTCGATTGACGCGGCTATCGACGCGTTCCTCGAAGAAGCGATCGACTGGGACGAGTTCGACCGACGCATCGAACTCGGGACCCGCTTCCTCGAAAACGTTGTCACGATGTCGGACTTCCCGGTCGAGAAGATCGAGCAGAAGGTCCGGGAGATGCGCAAAATCGGCCTCGGTATCATGGGGCTGGCCCAGCTGTACATCCAGCTCGGCGTCGCCTACGGGACCGAGGAGGCCAACGAGATCGCCCGCCAGACGATGCGCCACATCAACCACGGGTCCAAGGCCGCGAGCCACGAACTCGCCGAGGAACGGGGCGTCTTCACTGAGTGGGAGAACTCCAAGTACGCGAACCCGACAGACTACTCCGACTGGTTCGAGAAGCAGACCGGCGAGGACGCGGCGGACTGGGAAGACGGCTACCCGATCCGCAACCACAACACGACGACCATCGCCCCGACCGGGACGACCTCGATGATTGGCAACACCACCGGCGGGTGTGAGCCCATCTACAACGTCGCCTACTACAAGAACGTCTCCGACGACGTGCAGGGCGACGAGATGCTCGTTGAGTTCGACGACTACTTCCTCCGCGCACTGGAGGACAACGACATCGACGTCGAGGCCGTCAAGCAGGAGGCTCAGGAGCAGATGGCCAACAACGAGTTCGACGGCGTCGACGGGCTGACGACCGTGCCCGACGCCATCGGCGAGCTGTTCGTCACCACCGGCGACCTCTCGGCGAAGCAGCACGCGGGTATTCAGGTAGCCTGTCAGGAGGGCGTCGACTCCGCCATCTCGAAGACGGTCAACGCCCCGAACGACTCCACGACAGAGGACGCCGCCGAAGTGTTCGAGTACATCTACGACCACGGCGGCAAGGGCGTCACCTACTACCGCGACGGTACCCGCAGCAAGCAGGTGCTGACCACGCGCGCCCAGAACACGGAGTTCTCGGACATGGACGCCGACGAGATCGTCGCACAGATCGAAGAGGTCTTCGGCGGCATCGAGGGCTTCCTCGAGGACGAGGCCGTTCAGGCCGCCATCGACGACTCCATCCAGCAGGTGCTGGGTGTCGCCGACGGGGACGCCGAGTACGCTGAGAAGCAGACCCGGCCGGACGTGCTCCACGGCGTGACACAGCGCATCGACACCGGCTACGGGAAGCTCTACGTCAACATCAACGAGGACCCCGAAGCCGACCGGCCGTTCGAGCTGTTCGCCAACATCGGCAACTCCGGTGGCTTCACCGCCTCCTTCACCGAGGCGCTGGCCAAGACCATCTCGACGGCACTTCGCTCGGGCGTCGACCCCGAAGAGATCGCCGACGAACTGCAGGGTATCCGGTCGCCGAAGGTCGCCTGGGACAAGGGCGAGCAGATCCAGTCCATCCCGGACGCCATCGGCACGGCCCTGCGTCGCTACCTCGACGGCGACGTCGACAAGGCCTACCCCGACCAGACCACACTAGAGGAAACCGCCGAAAAAGCTGAAGGCGAGACCGCCACCCAGACCCAGACCGACGGCGGCGCGGCCGCCGCAGCTGACGCGGGTGGCGACCAGCAGGACATCATCGACGCCGGCGAGAGCCCGGAGTGTCCTGACTGTGGCTCGCTGTCGCTGTACTACTCGGAAGGCTGCAAGACCTGCGAGTCCTGTGGCTGGTCCGAGTGCTGA
- a CDS encoding DUF7526 family protein yields MDETIAGEVIHVVPPADHEDYDFEPKMASLADSRYVIVCRKGGKPSWLERIAAFLRRQPIEPVTLVADSAAEEGTEITATVEETTITGVYDVTEFR; encoded by the coding sequence ATGGACGAGACGATTGCGGGCGAGGTCATCCACGTCGTCCCGCCAGCCGACCACGAGGACTACGACTTCGAGCCCAAGATGGCGTCGCTCGCGGACTCACGCTACGTCATCGTCTGCCGCAAGGGCGGGAAGCCGTCGTGGCTCGAACGGATTGCGGCATTTCTCCGCCGCCAACCCATCGAGCCAGTGACGCTTGTCGCAGACTCGGCAGCCGAAGAAGGGACAGAAATCACCGCGACTGTCGAGGAAACGACGATTACCGGCGTGTACGACGTGACGGAATTCCGGTAG
- a CDS encoding sulfite oxidase, producing MTDDLLDSPGGRLLVSVAAAIAGLAGSYAVTGYAPAFIASPIERTLARSMPGIVVSTAISTLGSLGQQLNLLLAIALAGLFIALAARAAILTGQLTNNRALPVVGTAVVTWAVSVVLTGEVVLAAGPAVPAAAVVGLAQLLDGFGGSVSPISSKRRRALSTVGAAIGAATVGYAAGNQRSVAATGDDAPVLNAPGADLDDVDEKLAVAAESSLGFGDIDPLVSENFYEVDINSIDPQISAADWSLSITGAVEEEVTLDYEDIIEMDAENRFVTLRCVGESLNGYKTDNALWTGVPVDSLLEEAGVQSGCECVMLRAEDDYYEEFPIDALRGGMLAYGMNGKILPRGHGYPVRALVPGHWGEVNVKWLSEIEVLDEEADGYWEKRGWQGTGPVNPVAKLHHESMLSDGRRRIGGPAYAGLRGVKRVEVSTDGGETWADATLSDQLPAASGDGPAADAWRQWEYTYDPPSSGHTVVVRMVDQRGEVQPETETDSYPSGASGWVSKQYS from the coding sequence ATGACTGACGACCTCCTCGACTCGCCCGGCGGTCGGCTGCTGGTCAGCGTCGCCGCAGCTATCGCGGGTCTGGCCGGGTCCTACGCGGTGACCGGCTACGCGCCCGCATTTATCGCCTCGCCAATCGAGCGGACGCTCGCGCGGTCGATGCCCGGTATCGTCGTCTCGACTGCTATCTCGACGCTCGGCAGCCTCGGCCAACAGCTCAATCTCCTGCTCGCCATCGCGCTCGCTGGGCTGTTCATCGCACTGGCGGCCAGGGCAGCTATCCTCACCGGGCAACTGACGAACAACCGCGCCCTCCCTGTCGTCGGAACGGCTGTCGTAACGTGGGCCGTCAGCGTCGTTCTCACCGGCGAAGTCGTCCTTGCCGCTGGCCCGGCGGTCCCCGCCGCCGCCGTCGTCGGCCTTGCGCAACTCCTCGACGGATTCGGTGGCTCGGTGTCACCGATATCCTCGAAACGACGGCGAGCGCTCTCGACGGTCGGCGCGGCCATCGGCGCGGCGACGGTCGGCTACGCGGCTGGCAACCAGCGGTCGGTCGCCGCGACGGGTGACGACGCGCCCGTACTGAATGCGCCGGGGGCGGACCTCGACGATGTCGACGAGAAGCTTGCCGTCGCAGCGGAGTCATCGCTGGGCTTTGGCGACATAGACCCGCTGGTCAGCGAGAACTTCTACGAGGTCGACATCAACTCCATCGACCCGCAGATCTCGGCCGCGGACTGGTCGCTCTCTATCACCGGTGCTGTCGAAGAGGAGGTCACGCTCGACTATGAGGATATCATAGAGATGGATGCCGAAAACCGGTTTGTTACGCTTCGTTGCGTGGGGGAGAGCCTCAACGGCTACAAGACGGATAACGCGCTATGGACCGGCGTTCCCGTCGACAGCCTGCTCGAAGAAGCCGGCGTCCAGAGCGGCTGTGAGTGCGTCATGCTCCGGGCCGAAGACGACTACTACGAGGAGTTCCCCATCGACGCGCTCCGGGGCGGGATGCTCGCCTACGGGATGAACGGGAAGATACTCCCGCGCGGCCACGGCTACCCCGTCCGAGCGCTGGTCCCCGGCCACTGGGGCGAGGTCAACGTCAAGTGGCTCTCGGAAATCGAGGTGCTGGACGAGGAGGCCGACGGCTACTGGGAGAAACGCGGTTGGCAGGGGACCGGACCGGTGAATCCGGTCGCTAAACTCCACCACGAATCGATGCTTTCGGACGGCCGCCGACGTATCGGCGGCCCTGCTTACGCCGGCCTGCGCGGTGTCAAGCGCGTCGAAGTCTCCACCGACGGCGGCGAGACGTGGGCGGACGCGACGCTCTCGGACCAACTGCCCGCAGCCAGCGGCGACGGCCCCGCCGCGGACGCCTGGCGGCAGTGGGAGTACACTTACGACCCACCGTCCAGCGGTCACACCGTCGTCGTCCGAATGGTCGACCAGCGCGGCGAGGTGCAGCCGGAAACAGAGACCGACTCGTATCCCAGCGGTGCCTCGGGCTGGGTCTCCAAACAGTACTCATAG
- a CDS encoding HVO_2523 family zinc finger protein yields the protein MDEQPGGRPCPLCERAMYHRHCKYVCPEHGVVYDCADTFY from the coding sequence ATGGACGAGCAGCCCGGCGGTCGGCCCTGCCCGCTCTGTGAGCGGGCGATGTACCACCGACACTGCAAGTACGTCTGTCCGGAACACGGGGTCGTGTACGACTGCGCGGACACGTTCTACTGA
- a CDS encoding PAS domain S-box protein, giving the protein MSGHGEEISVLHVDDDPDLGDLVAVHLEQTHGNLSVCTERSAADGLERLSEHTFDCVVSDHDMPGMGGLEFLKVVREEYDELPFILFTGKGNEEIASDAISAGVTEYLQKGMGTDQYAVLANRIERAVEERRAKTALEESERMLSTLISNLPGMVYRARNEPDWPMEFVSDGAAELVGYSSEAFERGDVSWGALIKDSETERLWETVQTCIAAGEPFEVSYQIETADGETRWMWERGRVVDTDDNGVEILEGFITDVTAREERERELADQRAFTEKLIDSIDDMFYVVGTDGSLVRWNDTVSSVTGYTNEKLASMDIGDIVADSDHEKLWEVFEETLETGYGTIEAGIETADGERLQYEFKGSLIEDGRGDLFGIAGIGRDITERKRRERELREYRTLVENVGDPMYILDTDGRIEMANEAMAAHLGYDRAEIVGSEPARFMPEADVERGTALIRDLLGDDERTWAAYEMRTISADGTVRINEDRIAPLFDEEGNFDGSVGVMRETTERKQRERELERYETIIEAVGDPVYTLDDEGVFTYVNEAIEQLTGFEPDELIGEHISTIMTGEDINRGSELIRTILSDPTRQNVTFETDIVDQTGNHTPIEIHIALLPAADGEFNGTAGVIRDISDRKDRERQLAEFASVVSHDLRNPLNVVKRRISVARTSGDVSHLEAAESAADRMDELINDLLTLARQGETVGETAMVDLAALAGQAWIDVETGEATLEKIGTATIEADAARLRAVFENLFCNAVKHGRRADGAPITVSVGTTDTGFYVADDGVGIPPEERDDVFERGYTTSDAGTGFGLAIVAEVAQAHGWSVSVTESESGGARFEFTTSSER; this is encoded by the coding sequence ATGAGTGGTCACGGGGAGGAGATTTCGGTGCTGCACGTCGACGACGACCCCGACCTTGGCGACCTCGTTGCGGTCCATCTGGAACAAACGCACGGCAACCTCTCTGTCTGTACCGAGCGAAGTGCGGCCGATGGGTTAGAACGATTGTCCGAGCACACGTTCGACTGTGTCGTTAGCGATCACGACATGCCGGGCATGGGCGGGCTCGAATTTCTGAAGGTCGTTCGCGAGGAGTACGACGAACTCCCGTTTATTCTCTTTACTGGCAAAGGAAACGAGGAAATCGCGAGTGATGCTATCTCAGCCGGTGTCACCGAATACCTCCAGAAAGGGATGGGGACAGACCAGTACGCCGTGCTTGCCAACCGTATCGAGCGGGCTGTCGAGGAACGACGGGCCAAGACCGCGCTCGAAGAGTCCGAGCGAATGCTGTCGACGCTCATTTCGAATCTGCCGGGGATGGTGTATCGCGCCCGGAACGAGCCTGATTGGCCGATGGAGTTCGTTAGCGACGGTGCAGCGGAGCTAGTCGGCTACAGTTCGGAGGCGTTCGAGCGTGGCGATGTCTCCTGGGGTGCGCTGATCAAGGACTCCGAAACGGAGCGTCTCTGGGAAACGGTCCAGACCTGTATTGCCGCCGGCGAACCGTTCGAGGTCTCCTACCAGATCGAGACGGCCGACGGTGAGACCCGCTGGATGTGGGAGCGTGGGCGTGTCGTTGACACTGACGACAATGGCGTCGAAATCCTCGAAGGGTTCATCACCGACGTGACTGCGCGCGAGGAGCGTGAACGGGAGCTCGCGGATCAACGGGCATTTACCGAGAAGCTCATCGACTCCATCGACGATATGTTCTACGTCGTCGGTACCGACGGCAGCCTGGTCAGGTGGAACGACACCGTCTCGTCGGTGACCGGCTACACCAACGAGAAGTTGGCGTCGATGGACATTGGGGACATCGTCGCGGATTCCGACCACGAGAAATTATGGGAGGTATTCGAGGAGACGCTGGAAACTGGATACGGAACCATTGAGGCAGGAATCGAGACGGCTGACGGCGAGAGGCTCCAGTACGAATTTAAGGGATCGCTTATCGAAGACGGGCGTGGCGACCTGTTCGGGATTGCCGGTATCGGCCGGGATATCACCGAACGGAAACGTCGAGAGCGGGAGCTCAGGGAGTACCGCACGCTGGTCGAGAACGTCGGGGACCCGATGTATATCCTCGACACCGACGGTCGCATCGAAATGGCAAACGAGGCGATGGCCGCCCATCTCGGGTACGACCGCGCGGAGATCGTCGGCTCGGAGCCAGCCCGGTTCATGCCCGAAGCGGACGTCGAAAGAGGGACAGCACTCATCCGTGACCTGCTTGGCGACGACGAGCGAACGTGGGCTGCTTACGAGATGCGGACGATATCCGCGGACGGGACGGTCCGGATCAACGAGGACAGGATCGCGCCGCTGTTCGACGAGGAGGGGAACTTCGACGGCTCGGTCGGTGTGATGCGCGAGACGACGGAGCGCAAGCAACGCGAGCGGGAACTCGAACGCTACGAGACGATTATCGAGGCCGTTGGCGACCCGGTGTACACGCTCGATGACGAGGGTGTATTCACCTACGTGAACGAGGCGATAGAGCAACTGACGGGGTTCGAACCGGACGAACTGATCGGCGAGCACATCTCGACGATCATGACCGGCGAGGACATCAACCGCGGAAGCGAGCTCATCCGGACAATCCTGTCTGACCCGACCCGACAGAACGTGACCTTCGAAACGGATATTGTCGACCAGACCGGGAATCACACGCCTATCGAGATCCATATCGCGTTGCTTCCAGCCGCAGACGGGGAGTTCAACGGCACAGCGGGCGTCATCCGCGATATCAGCGACCGGAAAGACAGGGAGCGACAGCTCGCGGAGTTCGCCTCTGTCGTTAGCCACGACCTCCGAAACCCGCTGAACGTGGTCAAAAGGCGGATATCGGTCGCCCGGACATCGGGCGACGTATCACACCTCGAGGCGGCGGAGTCCGCGGCCGACCGGATGGACGAACTCATCAACGACCTGTTGACGCTCGCCAGGCAGGGCGAGACGGTCGGCGAGACGGCGATGGTGGATCTCGCTGCCCTCGCAGGTCAGGCCTGGATCGATGTCGAAACCGGCGAAGCCACGCTCGAAAAGATCGGGACAGCGACGATTGAAGCTGACGCGGCACGGCTCCGCGCGGTGTTCGAGAACCTGTTCTGCAACGCTGTGAAACACGGGCGTCGCGCGGACGGCGCCCCAATCACCGTCTCCGTCGGCACAACGGACACCGGGTTTTATGTCGCCGACGACGGCGTCGGAATCCCACCTGAAGAGCGAGATGACGTGTTCGAGCGCGGCTACACCACGAGCGACGCGGGGACCGGGTTCGGTCTGGCAATCGTCGCTGAGGTCGCACAGGCCCACGGGTGGTCGGTGTCGGTGACAGAGAGCGAGAGCGGCGGCGCGCGGTTCGAGTTCACGACGAGTTCGGAGCGCTGA
- a CDS encoding TVP38/TMEM64 family protein, which translates to MDRLAKRQLIGTAGLVAVVAIVTTLLTPERVVAQLLHLADHPVYLAGVIVGLYLVRPFFAWPTMPLSAFVGFVLGVKYGFPVALMGALVTCLIPYRFALRAGEQGGMFGWLGDSGRRIIEVTGETRGVLAARLSPVPADPVSYGAGFARVSPRSFAVGTFIGEIPWVAVEVTAGASLRSLTLTGLTIDALPHVLLFSAALAVLVLAGPAYRHVSAPNSS; encoded by the coding sequence ATGGACCGCCTCGCGAAGCGACAGCTGATCGGGACCGCCGGACTGGTGGCAGTCGTCGCTATTGTGACGACGCTGCTTACACCCGAGCGGGTGGTGGCCCAGCTGCTGCACCTCGCTGACCACCCTGTCTACCTCGCGGGTGTCATCGTCGGCCTGTATCTGGTCCGCCCGTTCTTCGCGTGGCCGACGATGCCGTTATCTGCGTTCGTCGGGTTCGTCCTTGGGGTCAAGTACGGCTTCCCGGTCGCGCTGATGGGTGCACTCGTCACCTGCCTCATTCCCTACCGATTCGCACTCCGGGCCGGTGAGCAAGGCGGGATGTTCGGCTGGCTTGGGGACTCCGGCCGGCGGATCATCGAGGTGACCGGCGAGACGCGGGGCGTCCTCGCGGCGCGACTCTCACCCGTGCCCGCGGACCCCGTCTCCTACGGGGCCGGGTTCGCCCGCGTCTCGCCGCGCTCCTTTGCTGTCGGGACGTTCATCGGCGAGATTCCGTGGGTCGCGGTCGAAGTCACTGCGGGCGCGTCGCTGCGGTCGCTGACGCTCACTGGCCTCACCATCGACGCGCTCCCACACGTCCTGCTGTTCTCCGCGGCGCTGGCCGTGCTGGTGCTTGCGGGGCCGGCCTATCGCCACGTCAGCGCTCCGAACTCGTCGTGA
- a CDS encoding DUF5830 family protein, with protein sequence MLGVESAIVSETRDPVELGVELLAHLEHGELSVADALDRIETVTTNPQVQREILDTAVMRGLIERENGVIRPRSQGSYVNFDSDVVVRDGEFSCQRCGAAISTGHFVQFDDGELGPFGSTCIRKVLGRE encoded by the coding sequence TTGCTCGGGGTTGAATCGGCGATTGTGTCCGAGACGCGAGACCCGGTCGAGCTCGGTGTCGAACTACTCGCCCATCTGGAACACGGGGAGCTGTCCGTCGCCGACGCCCTCGACCGTATCGAGACGGTGACGACCAACCCACAGGTCCAGCGCGAGATACTCGACACTGCAGTGATGCGGGGGCTCATCGAACGCGAGAACGGCGTTATCCGCCCGCGATCACAGGGGTCGTACGTGAACTTCGACAGCGATGTCGTCGTCCGTGACGGGGAGTTCTCGTGTCAGCGCTGTGGTGCAGCTATCAGTACGGGCCACTTCGTCCAGTTTGACGACGGCGAACTGGGCCCGTTCGGGTCGACGTGCATTCGGAAAGTGTTGGGGAGAGAGTAG